In the genome of Acanthopagrus latus isolate v.2019 chromosome 17, fAcaLat1.1, whole genome shotgun sequence, the window CACTCTCAACACGTCGCCGTGTCCGTAGCTGTAAAATGCCAGACGCTCATATACACAGAGCTCCCCTGAAGGTTATAAAAATAGGAGGCTGAGGGGTAACTGCACAGGGAAGTGCTGTTATCACTGCAACTGACGTTCCTGCTCCCCCTGCGGCTTATTGAAGGGAAGTCACAGTCTATTAACAAAAACTTAAGTCACACTTCTTCATGCACTCAAATGTCAAGCGTGTTGTGTTATTACAGAGCCACACACTCATTCTcgtaaacacagagacactaTGATGGATATGTTGACAGCCTCAAGtgaatttttttctcccctttttttcctctgtttttctacAGACACCATGAAAAGAGAGGTGAAGGCTGGAGTCAACTTCCTCAAACGCCTGGTCATGGCACGTGGCAAACTGGATGAAGCCAAGGCAGAATTGTTTGCTGAGAAGCTACAGAAACTATTATGCGAAAAATACGAGGACCACTGGTACCCTGACAGCCCCAGCAAGGGCCAGGCATACAGGTAATTAGTAATACtgaaggtgcactatgtagttttggggcaGAAATTTTCATTTGAGagatctttgtttttcatgactgaataaaaaaaaaaaaaaaatctcatttatCAGCGAGATCCATATAATCATTTGCGCTCACTCTGCAGATGTATCCGGATAAATAATGGAGTGCTCTGTGATGAGGCAGTCCTGAAGGCATGTGAGGAAAGTGAGCTCACACCCAGTGAGCTCGGCCTCCCGCGTGAGCTCACTCTGTGGATTGACCCCCTGGAGGTGTGTGCAAGGTGAGTCACTGGCTGGCCTGCTGAGGCAGAGGCAAAGAATGACACCGACAGACGAGCTTTAACAACAAGGAGGCGTTTCTCAGTCTAGCCAAGATTTATGAGAGTGAGTTCAAGCCATGATGCATACTGCAAAGTGGTGAATAACAACACGTGGGAAGAGAAATGTACGAATATAGGCAACAGTTAAATTAAGAATGACTTGCGTGTGGTTTAAAATAAAccgccttttttttcttcacagatcTGGAGAGAACAGCAGGCCCTTCACAATAAGCTTTttcaaagaggaagaagaggaggaggaggaggaggaagaggaggaggggggtgcgAAGGGAGAACAGCATGACTCACCTGGGGAATCTGTAAACCTAGACACATCAGATTACCACTCCGCTACCTCTTCAGATTGTGGTTCCACTGCATCGAgcgacacagaggaggaggcaaaaGACGAAGAGAAGGAGGTTGTGAAGAAGGAAGCGGCAGAAAGCGACACGTACACCATACTGATGGTGCCCAGGATTCGGAAGAGGCGTGGAGAAGGACCAAATAAGGTCAAATACGTCAGAAATATGGTAATTATTTCTTATTTAGGACCACCCGTTGgtgatattctatatttttcttactGTCAAGAAATCCcataaaaagacaaaccaagGAAACTGAGCCTACGACATGTCTTGTCTCTGCAGTGAAAGACTGATATGACTGTGTGTAATCTGTGCCATGGAATTTTATtgttgcacaaaaacacatcagtgaacCACACTGTACTGAAGAGTATTCAGCAATTCTAGAGAATTCTCATTCCCAGCGTGTCCAATATCAATGCTTTTGGTGACTCTGTCCAAGTCATTGTCGGTATTTGATGACCCCAAAAAGTCTGAAAgtctgagagacagacaaaaggattgttggttttggtctttttgtgggatttgttgacattgTGATTAAGTTTCAGTATTAAATGTTCTAGACAGGAAAACACCTTTGTTTCCACCCATATGGACAAAGTGTGTGTAATGTCCTTCTAATCTCTTGCACTCCTTCCTGTTTAGATCCCTGCCAGCCTCCAGTACTTCTACCACCCTTCACCAGTTTGGCCTCAGTACAAGAAGGGCGCTCCAGTGTTTCTGAACACGGTGTGCGTGCCTCCAGCACCGCCTCCTCCACCCCAGCAGGTATTTGGCTACTACATCTTGCCGCAGCCGTCTCCGCAGTTCATCCTGCCTCAGGCCACTCTGCAGCCGTGGGGAGCTGTGAAGGGTTAGGCTGTCCAGGGAAGTGTCTTTCCAAGCTCCTTCAACTGAGCCATGTTGTGTCAGGTCTCTGAGTCCAGAAAAAAATTGGGccacaaaagaacatttttaactgtATTGCTGAAAGTAATTCCTTGTGCAACCTCTAATgattcctcttttcctttttcatttctggTGAACTTGTAATCGATGTCTTGTACTCAGCACAGATACCACTAAACTTGAGTgaaagctttgtttttgttttgatcaatCTATCAGGTCTGCACTGCTAATTCTTTCTTATGTACTGTACACACGAAGAATGACTTCAGTCACTGGGTGCTAGGACTAACTCAGGAACTCTCAGCAATATCCTTGAAATGCCaaataattgtctttttctgcattatctttgttgtttttgtcaatcTCTTTGCTATTCCTCTCACCAGACAGTGTGTACACAATGTATACATCACAGTAAATCAATGTAAAATGTGATTCAGAGTTTTAATCTATTGTAGCTAAAGTTACCTTATCTGTATATTAAGAAGAATATTTTTACTAAACTGCTTGTAAATAATACAGAACTTGGATGCACACTTTCTAACCTCACTGAGTTATTGTTGTAACTTATTTGGCCACCACAAGATGGCGCTCAAGTCACAGCTCATACATGGACGTGTATattcctatttttattatt includes:
- the si:dkey-79d12.5 gene encoding maternal B9.15 protein, which encodes MKREVKAGVNFLKRLVMARGKLDEAKAELFAEKLQKLLCEKYEDHWYPDSPSKGQAYRCIRINNGVLCDEAVLKACEESELTPSELGLPRELTLWIDPLEVCARSGENSRPFTISFFKEEEEEEEEEEEEEGGAKGEQHDSPGESVNLDTSDYHSATSSDCGSTASSDTEEEAKDEEKEVVKKEAAESDTYTILMVPRIRKRRGEGPNKVKYVRNMIPASLQYFYHPSPVWPQYKKGAPVFLNTVCVPPAPPPPPQQVFGYYILPQPSPQFILPQATLQPWGAVKG